A stretch of the Filimonas lacunae genome encodes the following:
- a CDS encoding O-acetylhomoserine aminocarboxypropyltransferase/cysteine synthase family protein gives MSKQLRFETLQLHAGQQIDPTTKSRAVPIYQTSSYGFDNAEHAADLFGLRKFGNIYTRIMNPTTDVFEQRIAALEGGVAAVATSSGQAAQFLALTNILQAGDNFVSTSYLYGGTYNQFKVAFKRLGIEARFADGDNPDSFVKHIDKNTKAIYLETIGNPQLNIPDFEKIAQLARDYDLPLVVDNTFGAGGYLFRPLEHGANIVVESATKWIGGHGTTIGGVVVDGGNYNWGNGKFPQFTEPAEGYHGLKFWEVFGEGNPLGLPNIAFAIRTRVEGLRDFGPALSPFNSFLLLQGLETLSLRVQRHVDNALTLATWLQQHPQVEFVDYPGLENNAYHNLARKYLKNGFGGIVNFGIKGGKEKASQLIDSLKLASHLANVGDAKTLVIHPASTTHEQLSAEEQVAAGVKPNQVRVSVGIEHIEDIKADFEQAFEKVFAGQLVA, from the coding sequence ATGAGTAAACAACTCCGCTTCGAAACCTTGCAACTCCATGCCGGTCAACAAATTGACCCCACCACCAAATCAAGGGCCGTACCTATTTACCAAACATCCTCCTACGGATTCGACAATGCCGAACACGCTGCCGATTTATTCGGACTGCGCAAATTTGGCAATATCTATACCCGCATTATGAACCCCACCACCGATGTGTTTGAGCAACGCATTGCAGCGCTGGAAGGTGGTGTGGCGGCCGTAGCTACCAGCTCGGGACAAGCGGCTCAGTTTCTGGCATTGACCAATATTTTACAGGCAGGTGACAACTTTGTAAGCACGTCTTATTTATATGGCGGCACCTACAACCAGTTTAAAGTAGCTTTTAAACGACTGGGCATAGAAGCCCGCTTTGCCGATGGCGATAATCCGGACAGCTTTGTAAAGCACATTGACAAAAACACCAAAGCCATCTATCTCGAAACCATTGGCAATCCACAATTGAACATTCCCGACTTCGAAAAAATAGCCCAGCTGGCTAGAGATTACGATCTCCCACTGGTGGTAGACAACACCTTCGGCGCAGGCGGTTACCTGTTTCGCCCGCTGGAGCATGGCGCTAACATAGTGGTAGAATCTGCCACCAAATGGATTGGCGGACACGGCACTACTATCGGCGGCGTAGTGGTAGACGGCGGCAATTACAACTGGGGCAACGGCAAATTCCCGCAATTCACCGAACCCGCAGAGGGCTACCACGGCTTAAAATTCTGGGAAGTATTTGGCGAAGGCAATCCATTAGGCTTACCCAATATCGCCTTTGCCATCAGAACACGCGTAGAAGGTCTGCGCGATTTTGGCCCGGCATTGAGTCCCTTCAACTCCTTCCTGCTGCTACAAGGCCTGGAAACCCTATCATTACGCGTGCAACGCCATGTAGATAATGCGCTGACACTGGCCACCTGGCTGCAACAGCACCCGCAGGTAGAGTTTGTCGACTACCCCGGACTGGAAAACAATGCCTACCATAACCTTGCCCGCAAATACCTGAAAAACGGCTTTGGCGGCATCGTAAACTTTGGTATCAAAGGCGGCAAAGAAAAAGCCAGCCAGTTAATCGACTCCCTGAAACTGGCCAGCCACCTGGCCAACGTAGGCGATGCTAAAACACTGGTAATTCATCCCGCCTCTACCACACACGAGCAGTTAAGCGCCGAAGAACAGGTTGCAGCCGGTGTAAAACCCAACCAGGTAAGAGTAAGTGTTGGCATAGAACACATTGAAGATATCAAAGCCGATTTTGAACAGGCTTTTGAAAAAGTATTTGCAGGCCAGTTAGTGGCTTAA
- a CDS encoding response regulator — MECILISIVEDITEIREGMRFLVNQTPGFRCVSVYDNAEDAVKGLPDDAPDIVIMDIALPQETGITCIRKLKALGLTMQFMVFTVYEDSTQVFDALAAGASGYLLKNTSPEKIISALRELYEGGSPMSLSIARKVVASFQQPAEKNELSAREMEVLGLLAKGLLYKEIGEKLFISTGTVKQHIHHIYDKLHVQNRTEAINKVFGKKGL; from the coding sequence ATGGAGTGTATATTGATAAGCATTGTAGAGGATATTACGGAAATCAGGGAGGGGATGCGCTTCCTGGTAAACCAAACGCCGGGATTCCGGTGTGTATCGGTGTACGACAATGCGGAAGATGCGGTGAAGGGCTTACCGGATGATGCGCCGGATATAGTGATTATGGACATTGCCTTGCCGCAGGAAACGGGCATTACCTGTATCAGGAAGTTAAAGGCATTGGGGTTAACCATGCAGTTTATGGTGTTTACGGTGTATGAAGATAGTACGCAGGTGTTTGATGCATTGGCAGCGGGCGCCAGTGGTTATTTGCTAAAGAATACATCGCCGGAGAAGATTATCAGTGCTTTGCGGGAATTGTATGAAGGCGGATCGCCTATGAGCCTTTCCATTGCCCGTAAGGTGGTGGCTTCTTTTCAGCAGCCGGCGGAGAAGAATGAATTGTCGGCCAGGGAGATGGAAGTGCTGGGGTTGCTGGCTAAGGGATTACTATACAAAGAGATTGGGGAAAAGCTTTTTATCAGTACCGGTACTGTGAAGCAGCATATACATCACATTTACGACAAGCTGCATGTACAAAACCGCACAGAAGCTATTAATAAGGTGTTTGGGAAGAAAGGATTATAA
- a CDS encoding putative quinol monooxygenase, whose amino-acid sequence MITIPVYTFAKWQVKEGQLDTVLGLLAEVGQKSAAEKGNLFYKVHQSNTDANTLVLFEGYVDEEAVQEHRNAPYFQNIVVGQIVPLLESREVILASEVLF is encoded by the coding sequence ATGATTACGATACCCGTTTATACCTTTGCCAAATGGCAGGTGAAAGAAGGACAATTAGATACCGTGTTGGGGTTGCTGGCAGAAGTAGGGCAGAAAAGTGCGGCAGAGAAAGGGAATTTGTTTTACAAGGTGCATCAGAGTAATACAGACGCCAATACCTTGGTTTTGTTTGAAGGTTATGTGGATGAGGAAGCGGTGCAGGAACACAGGAATGCACCTTATTTTCAAAATATTGTTGTGGGGCAGATTGTGCCGTTGTTGGAAAGCAGGGAGGTGATTTTAGCTTCAGAAGTGTTGTTTTAG
- a CDS encoding Crp/Fnr family transcriptional regulator — protein sequence MDRLRQHIEQITPLTNEEFEYVKTFFSLKKVRKNQYLVHEGDEVKYEYLVLSGIYKVFYVDEQGKESIVQFAQENWWMSDYYAFFKQKNAGMFIECMEAGEVLCSTLEAREKLSADLHKMEHFFRVKLTNGYVALQQRVKLLLSSTPQQRYEAFSHLYPDLIQRIPKKFIAEYLGVSRETLSRLYSASK from the coding sequence ATGGACAGATTAAGGCAACATATTGAACAGATCACTCCTTTAACCAACGAGGAGTTTGAGTATGTGAAAACGTTTTTCTCTCTGAAAAAAGTACGGAAAAATCAATACCTGGTGCATGAGGGGGATGAGGTGAAATATGAATACCTGGTTTTGTCGGGCATTTATAAAGTGTTTTATGTGGATGAGCAGGGTAAAGAATCGATTGTTCAGTTTGCACAGGAAAACTGGTGGATGAGTGATTACTATGCGTTTTTTAAGCAAAAGAATGCAGGAATGTTTATTGAGTGCATGGAAGCAGGAGAAGTGCTATGCTCTACACTGGAAGCGAGAGAAAAACTGTCGGCCGACCTGCACAAAATGGAGCATTTTTTCAGGGTGAAGTTAACCAATGGTTATGTGGCTTTACAGCAGCGGGTAAAGCTACTGCTATCCAGTACGCCACAGCAACGGTATGAAGCATTTTCTCACCTGTATCCTGATTTGATTCAGCGCATTCCTAAAAAGTTTATTGCAGAGTATTTAGGCGTGAGCCGGGAAACGTTGAGCAGGTTATATTCTGCTAGTAAATAG
- a CDS encoding type 1 glutamine amidotransferase domain-containing protein, translated as MKKRILIIVSNANVIGSHNRRTGTFLPEVAHPYAEFDKAGYTIDFASLTGDTPYLDALNLADDPDNLKFLTGKGWADMQKAAKLADVDVSTYNAVFVPGGLAPMVDMPEAPLLKKVIAETYERNAVVGAVCHGPVSLLNVQLSDGSYLVNGKNIASFTTEEEDNYARADVPFDLQTALTKQGAIFHAAAPWSANSITDGNLVTGQNPASAKGVGEKIVAILENK; from the coding sequence ATGAAAAAGCGCATTTTAATCATCGTTTCTAACGCTAACGTTATTGGCTCTCACAATAGAAGAACCGGTACCTTTTTACCAGAAGTAGCCCACCCTTATGCGGAGTTTGACAAAGCGGGTTACACGATTGACTTTGCCAGTTTAACCGGCGATACTCCTTACCTGGATGCCCTGAACCTGGCAGATGACCCTGATAACCTGAAATTTTTAACCGGTAAAGGCTGGGCGGATATGCAAAAGGCTGCGAAGCTGGCTGATGTGGATGTAAGCACTTACAATGCTGTTTTTGTACCAGGCGGACTGGCTCCAATGGTAGACATGCCCGAAGCGCCACTGTTGAAGAAAGTGATTGCGGAAACCTACGAACGCAACGCAGTGGTAGGTGCGGTGTGTCATGGTCCGGTGTCACTGCTGAATGTGCAGTTAAGCGACGGCAGTTATCTGGTAAATGGCAAGAACATTGCTTCTTTTACTACAGAGGAAGAAGATAATTACGCCCGTGCCGATGTGCCTTTTGATTTGCAAACCGCATTAACCAAACAAGGTGCTATTTTTCACGCTGCTGCTCCGTGGAGTGCCAACAGCATTACAGATGGTAATTTAGTGACCGGACAAAATCCGGCATCTGCCAAAGGCGTAGGTGAAAAGATAGTGGCCATTCTGGAAAACAAATAA
- a CDS encoding YrhB domain-containing protein gives MLSLEQARQIAEQKLQQGNFTGTDDDLLVISEVTEIIDAWIFSYTSKKLLETGDTLKYGICGNAPFFISKTDGSISTFGTSFHLETMIKLYAEERNTWKLRLVNFSFNNVHNIYKLKNSLNLSFADIKQLKESNASLIDKGDKERLTELSSVLHANGIESVVTLD, from the coding sequence ATGCTATCTCTTGAACAGGCCCGGCAAATAGCTGAGCAAAAGCTTCAACAAGGCAATTTTACAGGAACGGACGACGATTTATTAGTCATCTCAGAAGTTACTGAAATAATTGATGCCTGGATATTTTCTTATACATCCAAAAAATTACTGGAAACCGGAGATACATTGAAATATGGCATTTGTGGCAACGCTCCTTTTTTCATCTCCAAAACAGACGGCAGCATATCAACCTTTGGCACATCCTTTCACCTCGAAACCATGATAAAATTGTATGCAGAGGAACGAAACACCTGGAAACTACGGCTTGTTAACTTCTCGTTCAATAATGTTCATAATATATACAAACTGAAAAACTCCCTAAACCTATCTTTTGCGGATATCAAACAATTAAAAGAAAGTAATGCATCCCTTATAGATAAAGGAGACAAAGAAAGGTTGACAGAATTATCATCGGTATTACATGCAAACGGAATAGAATCTGTAGTTACTTTAGACTAG
- a CDS encoding tetratricopeptide repeat-containing sensor histidine kinase, which translates to MRCRMLLSATVAMLCASVASGQFMSGLNKDSLRNVLQKAPEDSAKVFTLILLGQQYESNLPDSAIYFYKQAKELSVRIHYPAGVVRYINNYTAVLNVQGKFDESLQLNQEATALCKQYGLKELYIKSLINIGVVYQYKQDYEAAASHYLKNLPALEEAGNSQALSMVYGNLCGVYLDIGQYQQAYEYAQKELETATGSGDLYTVVAACNNLANALKGKGRMAEAIPYLERAYNTGRKIEDVNGMETALINLGDLFNKMHEPVKAIRAFQAALPLTDSLEDVYGKSLVLHGLAYSLYLQKKYQPAFVQAETALAFARKHEQQETERQLLMLLSDVAIAKGDLAGAERFRDAYDSLSAVVSHEALMKDIKVMESKYEVEKKQSHILKQNLLLVQKDRQAARQRLLLGASVGGILLLVLLLFWGVRYYRQRQLLHANALRALEVEQERMRLQSVIDGQLQERQRISQEMHDDISSGLTSLLFLSRSVQGQESVANRLRSISQDLVQKMNEIIWTLSNEQDTMESLVAYMRKQLAEMLDSAGVDYRFLVTEPLPALAVGEQLRRNVYLVAKEAVHNIIKHSGASRVDIHIEVGERLHMTIADNGKGFGGTHVLGNGVRNMRQRIAQLNGKFDITGGEGTVVAITVPLDV; encoded by the coding sequence ATGAGATGCCGAATGCTGTTATCTGCAACAGTGGCAATGCTTTGCGCATCTGTAGCCAGCGGGCAGTTTATGTCGGGGTTAAATAAAGACAGTCTTCGCAACGTGTTGCAAAAAGCACCGGAAGATAGTGCCAAGGTGTTCACGCTTATACTATTGGGTCAGCAATATGAAAGTAACCTGCCTGATTCAGCTATATATTTTTATAAACAGGCAAAGGAGTTGAGTGTGCGTATTCATTATCCTGCGGGAGTGGTCAGGTATATCAATAACTATACAGCCGTGTTGAATGTACAGGGGAAATTTGATGAGTCGTTGCAATTAAACCAGGAAGCAACTGCTTTGTGTAAGCAGTATGGGTTGAAAGAATTGTATATAAAATCTCTGATTAATATAGGAGTGGTATACCAGTATAAGCAGGATTATGAAGCGGCTGCCAGTCATTATTTGAAAAACCTGCCTGCGTTGGAGGAAGCAGGTAATAGCCAGGCATTATCTATGGTGTATGGTAATCTTTGCGGGGTGTACCTGGATATTGGGCAGTACCAGCAGGCGTATGAGTATGCGCAGAAAGAACTGGAAACGGCCACGGGATCGGGTGATTTGTATACCGTGGTAGCGGCCTGTAATAACCTGGCGAACGCTTTGAAAGGAAAAGGCAGGATGGCGGAAGCGATACCTTACCTTGAAAGGGCTTATAACACGGGCCGTAAAATTGAGGATGTGAATGGAATGGAAACGGCTTTGATTAACCTGGGCGACCTGTTTAACAAGATGCATGAGCCAGTGAAGGCTATACGTGCTTTTCAGGCTGCGCTTCCTTTAACCGATTCGCTGGAGGATGTATATGGTAAGTCGTTGGTGTTGCATGGACTTGCGTATAGTTTATATCTTCAAAAGAAGTACCAGCCGGCTTTTGTGCAGGCAGAAACAGCGCTGGCTTTTGCCCGGAAGCATGAGCAGCAGGAAACAGAGCGGCAGCTATTGATGCTGTTGTCTGATGTTGCCATAGCTAAGGGCGACCTTGCCGGGGCTGAGCGGTTTAGGGATGCTTATGATTCGTTAAGCGCTGTGGTGTCGCATGAGGCTTTGATGAAGGATATAAAGGTGATGGAGTCTAAGTATGAGGTAGAGAAAAAACAATCGCATATATTAAAGCAGAACCTTTTGCTGGTGCAGAAAGACAGGCAGGCAGCCCGGCAGCGTTTGTTGTTAGGGGCTTCTGTGGGTGGCATATTGTTGCTGGTGTTGCTGCTGTTTTGGGGAGTGCGGTATTACCGGCAACGGCAGTTATTGCATGCGAATGCGTTACGGGCATTGGAGGTGGAGCAGGAGCGTATGCGTTTGCAGTCGGTGATAGACGGGCAATTGCAGGAAAGGCAACGCATCAGCCAGGAAATGCATGATGATATCAGTTCGGGATTAACCTCCCTGCTTTTTTTATCCCGTTCGGTACAGGGACAGGAATCTGTAGCCAACAGGCTCAGGAGTATTTCGCAGGATTTGGTGCAAAAGATGAATGAGATTATCTGGACGTTGAGTAATGAGCAGGATACTATGGAGAGCCTGGTGGCTTATATGCGCAAGCAACTGGCTGAAATGCTGGATAGTGCAGGTGTGGACTACCGGTTTTTAGTAACGGAGCCATTGCCTGCACTGGCGGTGGGCGAACAGTTGCGGCGTAATGTTTACCTGGTAGCCAAGGAAGCGGTGCATAATATTATTAAGCATTCCGGGGCCAGCAGGGTTGATATTCACATAGAGGTGGGGGAGCGTTTGCATATGACTATAGCGGATAATGGTAAGGGGTTTGGCGGTACGCATGTTTTGGGTAATGGCGTTAGAAATATGCGGCAGCGGATAGCGCAGCTGAATGGCAAGTTTGATATTACGGGTGGCGAGGGAACGGTGGTAGCTATTACGGTGCCGCTGGATGTATAA